The Cupriavidus necator N-1 DNA window GCTTCGCGCTGGCGACCTGCAGCTTGTTCAGTTCGGTATTGACGGCGGTGAAGGCGATGTCGAGCCGCGGGATGGTTTCGAGCACGGCCTTCATCATGCCATCGCGGTCGCCGGCGTGCAGCGCGGCGATCATGGGCGCGACGCCCTGCTTGAAGAGCGCATCGCGCTTGGCGGTGACATCCTCCACCGCCCTGGCTTCGTCAGCTGAGCGCGGCAAGGCGAGATAGGCCTGCCAGGCTCTCTCGGAATCGCGCGCAAAGCCTTCCGCGGTCGCGGCGCGCGCCTTGGCATCGGTGGGGTCCGTGGCGAAGGTCGCCTGGTCCAGCAGTACGCGCACCAGCAACTGGTTCGAACGCGCTTCGGCCAGGTTGACCGCGGCCGACAGCTGCTGCCCATAGATCTGGTGCGTCGCCTCGTTGCTGCGCGACATGCCGAACCAGCCCACTGCGCCGACAATCAACAACAACAAGTTCGTGACGATAGTGAGGAACCACAATCTGGCTCCGATGGTAGTGTTCTTGAACATGAAGGCTCCGGGGGAAAGGGGAATCGGGGAAATCGGGAGCGCGCGCCGCGCTGCCGCCCTGTTCAACTACGGCGCGCTGGCTGCGTCCTTTACCGGTATTCACCGCCTTCACACGCGTGACAGAATTGCGTGGCAGTACGGCAATCCACCATGTGGCGGACGCGCCGCGAAACCCCCGCGCGGCGCCGTTTGGAGGAACCCCTCGTAGCAATTCCATGCGGAATATGCAAACTGGCGAGATGAACACTGAATCGCTCGATCCCGGACTCGTGCTGCTGGCCTTTGCGCCAGTGTTCCTGCTGACCATTGGCGCCGAGGCCCGGTACTGGGCCCGCCGCGACCCGACCGCCTACAGCCTGCGCGACACCGTATCCAACGCGGCACTGGCGCTGATGCACCAGGCGTCGGATGCGTTCTTCCTCTGGCTGATGATCCGCACGGTCTACACGTGGTGCTACCAGCACGGGCTGCACGCCATGCCGGAGACCATGTGGTCATTCGCGCTGTTGTTGCTGCTGCAGGACTTTCTCTATTACTGGTTCCACCGCGCCAGCCATCGCGTGCGCTGGCTGTGGGCTTCGCACGTGACGCACCATTCGTCGGAAGGCATGAATTTCTCGACAGCGTTCCGGCAGAGCCTGACGTATCCGCTCTCAGGCATGTGGCTGTTCTGGATTCCGCTGGCGTGGATCGGCTTCACGCCGGACTGGGTGATCCTGGCAGTAGGCCTGAACCTGACCTTCCAGTTCTTCGTGCATACGCGGCTGGGGCAACGCTGGCCGCTGATCGAGTCGCTGCTGAATACGCCATCGGTTCATCGCGTCCACCATGCGAAGAACCCGCAGTACATCGACCGCAACTACGCCGGTGTGCTGACGATCTGGGACCGCCTGTTCGGCACCTTCGTCCCCGAGCATGAGGCACCGGTGTACGGCATCACACGCCAGGTGCGCACCCATAACCCGCTGACGCTGACTTTCCACGAATGGCGCGACATGTTCACCGATGCCTGGCGCGACCGCGACCCGCGCTACCTGTGGAAGCCGCCCGAGTGGCGCAGCCCGCGCGCACCGGCGCTCGAAGTCGTGCCTGGCGCGCAATAGCCATCGCCTTCACAAGTTTCCGAAGGAACCAGACTGTTGATTTCTGCGCAGAAAATACGAAATTGACCGGCCGCCGGCACCGGCATTTACTTCCATCCGGTGCCCGTGCCGATGCAGCGCGTTGCTGCGCATCGTAGCGATCCTCGACAGGGGCAGGCAAAGCA harbors:
- a CDS encoding sterol desaturase family protein; amino-acid sequence: MNTESLDPGLVLLAFAPVFLLTIGAEARYWARRDPTAYSLRDTVSNAALALMHQASDAFFLWLMIRTVYTWCYQHGLHAMPETMWSFALLLLLQDFLYYWFHRASHRVRWLWASHVTHHSSEGMNFSTAFRQSLTYPLSGMWLFWIPLAWIGFTPDWVILAVGLNLTFQFFVHTRLGQRWPLIESLLNTPSVHRVHHAKNPQYIDRNYAGVLTIWDRLFGTFVPEHEAPVYGITRQVRTHNPLTLTFHEWRDMFTDAWRDRDPRYLWKPPEWRSPRAPALEVVPGAQ